A genomic window from Triticum urartu cultivar G1812 chromosome 7, Tu2.1, whole genome shotgun sequence includes:
- the LOC125521486 gene encoding uncharacterized protein LOC125521486, which translates to MSDSALQDLNAAQSVVLEKSKDSSVEPCSSKPVLNGNKCVKKEGNAVPACPDVTNGCDAVVVDVEYIDSENLTDLPDVDTSLSTLLARLDSKDWIKTCEALNNVRQLAIYHKQRLQELLEPLVPLIVKSVKNPRSALCKTALMTCADIFKAYGEQMVDLIDLAGLMPLFLKSSQDKRFVCEAAEAALISMTSWISPSVLLPKMQPYLKNRNPRIRAKASVCFSKSVPRLGLEGIKEYGMDKLIQVAATQLSDQLPESREAARNLSLELQAFYEKSQASGSAEDESAPAISPEAETWEAFCLSKLSTLSAQAILRVTVGVPVAPKEGGISAALKEGAVPAAMKEGGISVVVAPKEGGVPVATKEGAAAVGC; encoded by the exons ATGTCAGATAGTGCATTGCAAGATCTCAATGCTGCTCAATCTGTTGTGCTGGAGAAAAGCAAAGACAGTTCTGTGGAACCCTGCAGTTCTAAGCCTGTCTTAAACGGGAACAAATGTGTCAAGAAGGAAGGAAATGCTGTACCTGCATGTCCTGATGTAACCAATGGATGCGATGCTGTAGTTGTAGATGTTGAATATATTGATTCTGAGAATCTCACGGATCTTCCAGATGTTGACACAAGCCTGAGT ACTTTGCTTGCTAGGTTGGATTCAAAGGATTGGATCAAGACATGTGAAGCTCTTAATAATGTTCGTCAGTTGGCAATATATCACAAGCAAAGGTTGCAGGAGCTGCT GGAGCCTCTAGTTCCTCTTATTGTGAAATCTGTTAAGAATCCAAGGAGTGCTCTATGTAAAACTGCACTTATGACCTGCGCTGACATCTTTAAGGCATACGGTGAACAAATGGTCGACTTGATTGATCTTGCTGGT CTAATGCCGCTATTTCTGAAATCTTCACAAGACAAGCGCTTTGTTTGTGAAGCAGCTGAGGCAGCCCTTATATCAATGACAAGCTGGATCTCCCCCTCTGTATTGTTACCAAAAATGCAGCCCTACCTCAAGAACAGGAATCCACGAATTCGAGCAAAAGCATCTGTTTGTTTCAGTAAGAGTGTACCACGCCTT GGTCTGGAGGGAATCAAAGAATACGGAATGGACAAGCTCATTCAGGTCGCAGCAACCCAGCTCAGCGACCAGCTTCCTGAATCAAGGGAGGCTGCTCGTAACCTTTCACTGGAGCTACAAGCATTCTATGAGAAGTCTCAAGCCTCTGGTTCAGCCGAAGATGAAAGTGCACCTGCTATTTCACCAGAAGCTGAAACCTGGGAGGCTTTCTGTCTATCTAAGCTTTCCACGTTAAGCGCCCAAGCAATCCTCCGTGTCACTGTGGGTGTCCCCGTTGCCCCGAAAGAAGGCGGCATCTCTGCTGCTCTGAAAGAAGGCGCCGTCCCTGCTGCCATGAAAGAAGGTGGCATCTCTGTTGTTGTTGCTCCAAAAGAAGGTGGCGTCCCTGTTGCTACGAAAGAAGGTGCTGCGGCCGTGGGCTGCTAG